Sequence from the Thermus tengchongensis genome:
TCGCCTCCAAAACGGGCTGGCCCACCTGGTTTTCCAGCATCCACTCCCGGGCGAACTCCCCGGCCTGGATCTGCCGGAGGATCTCCCGCATGCGCCGCTTGGTCTCCTCCACCGGCACGGCCACCTCCCCCCGGGTGTAGTCCCCGTACTCGGCGGTGTTGGAGATGGAGTAGCGCATCCCGGCGAAGCCCGCCTCGTAGATGAGGTCCACGATGAGCTTGACCTCGTGCACGGTTTCAAAGTAGGCCATCTCCGGGGGATAGCCCGCCTCCACCAGGGTCTCAAACCCCGCCTGGATGAGCCGGGTCAGCCCCCCGCAGAGCACCGCCTGCTCCCCGAAGAGGTCGGTTTCCGTTTCGTCCTTGAAGGTGGTGGGGATCACCCCCGCCCGGGCGGCCCCGATGGCCTTGGCGTAAGCCAAGGCGGTGGGGAAGGCGGCTCCCGAGGCGTCCTGGTGCACCGCCACCAGGGCGGGCACCCCGCTTCCCTTCACGTACTCGCTCCGCACCAGGTGGCCCGGCCCCTTAGGGGCCACCATCCACACGTCCAGGTCCTTACGGGGTTTGATCTGGCCGAAGTGGACGTTGAAGCCGTGGGCAAAGGCCAAGGCCGCCCCCTCCCTTAGGTTGGGCTCGATCTCCTCCCGGTAGACCTTCCCCTGGGTTTCGTCGGGGAGGAGGACCATGACGATGTCCGCCTCCCGCACGGCCTCCGCTACAGGCAGCACCCTAAGGCCCGCGGCCTCCGCCTTGGCGAAGCTCTTGGAGCCGGGCCTGAGCCCC
This genomic interval carries:
- the ilvC gene encoding ketol-acid reductoisomerase — protein: MKIYYEHDADLGFIQGKKVAVLGFGSQGHAHALNLKDSGVDVRVGLRPGSKSFAKAEAAGLRVLPVAEAVREADIVMVLLPDETQGKVYREEIEPNLREGAALAFAHGFNVHFGQIKPRKDLDVWMVAPKGPGHLVRSEYVKGSGVPALVAVHQDASGAAFPTALAYAKAIGAARAGVIPTTFKDETETDLFGEQAVLCGGLTRLIQAGFETLVEAGYPPEMAYFETVHEVKLIVDLIYEAGFAGMRYSISNTAEYGDYTRGEVAVPVEETKRRMREILRQIQAGEFAREWMLENQVGQPVLEANRKRWKEHPIEEVGARLRAMMPFLRARVLEEVG